One window of Vicia villosa cultivar HV-30 ecotype Madison, WI unplaced genomic scaffold, Vvil1.0 ctg.000053F_1_1_3, whole genome shotgun sequence genomic DNA carries:
- the LOC131623155 gene encoding protein transport protein Sec61 subunit beta-like encodes MASAAPQRGSAAATASMRRRKTPGGGASGGAAGTMLQFYTDDAPGLKISPNVVLVMSIGFIAFVAILHVIGKLYLRKEA; translated from the coding sequence ATGGCATCAGCAGCTCCCCAAAGAGGAAGTGCGGCAGCTACTGCCAGCATGAGGAGAAGGAAGACACCTGGTGGTGGGGCTTCTGGAGGAGCTGCTGGGACTATGCTTCAATTTTACACTGATGATGCCCCTGGACTCAAGATCTCCCCAAATGTGGTTCTTGTTATGAGCATTGGGTTTATAGCATTTGTTGCTATCCTTCATGTGATTGGCAAGTTGTATTTGCGTAAGGAGGCTTAG